One Caulobacter segnis genomic window carries:
- the thiC gene encoding phosphomethylpyrimidine synthase ThiC has product MNIQTTIKSVAETISTGPIPGSRKVYQAGELFPDIRVPFREVAVHPSANEPPVTIYDPSGPYSDPSVAIDIEKGLPRTREALVVARGDVELVTQPRLVKPEDNGFAQGKHLAPEFPDQGRKIYRAKPGKLVTQLEYARAGIITAEMEYVAIRENLRREQDRPCVRDGEDFGAAIPDFVTPEFVRQEVARGRAIIPANINHGELEPMAIGRNFLVKINANIGNSAVLSTVADEVDKLVWATRWGADTVMDLSTGRNIHNIRDWIIRNSSVPIGTVPIYQALEKVNGVAEDLNWEVFRDTLIEQCEQGVDYFTIHAGVRLPFIPMTAKRVTGIVSRGGSIMAKWCLAHHKENFLYERFEDICEIMRAYDVSFSLGDGLRPGSTADANDEAQFSELRTLGELTKVAWNHGVQVMIEGPGHVAMHKIKANMDEQLKHCHEAPFYTLGPLTTDIAPGYDHITSAIGAAMIGWFGTAMLCYVTPKEHLGLPDRDDVKTGVITYKLAAHAADLAKGHPGAAMWDDAISRARFEFRWEDQFNLGLDPETARKFHDETLPKEAHKTAHFCSMCGPKFCSMKISQEVRDFAAGKAPNSAELGMAEMSEKFKEQGSEIYLKTE; this is encoded by the coding sequence ATGAATATCCAGACCACCATCAAGTCCGTGGCCGAGACCATCTCGACCGGCCCGATCCCCGGCTCGCGCAAGGTCTACCAGGCCGGCGAGCTGTTTCCCGATATTCGCGTGCCGTTCCGCGAGGTGGCCGTCCACCCGTCGGCCAACGAGCCGCCGGTGACCATCTACGACCCGTCGGGCCCCTACAGCGACCCAAGCGTGGCCATCGACATCGAGAAGGGCCTGCCGCGCACCCGCGAGGCCCTGGTCGTGGCGCGCGGCGACGTCGAGCTAGTCACTCAGCCCCGCCTGGTGAAGCCCGAGGACAATGGCTTCGCCCAGGGCAAGCACCTGGCTCCCGAGTTCCCGGATCAGGGGCGCAAGATCTATCGCGCCAAGCCGGGCAAGCTGGTCACCCAGCTGGAATACGCCCGCGCGGGGATCATCACCGCCGAGATGGAATATGTCGCCATCCGCGAGAACCTGCGCCGCGAGCAGGACCGCCCGTGCGTGCGCGACGGCGAAGACTTCGGCGCCGCGATCCCCGACTTCGTGACGCCCGAATTCGTCCGCCAGGAAGTGGCCCGCGGTCGCGCCATCATCCCGGCCAACATCAACCACGGCGAACTGGAGCCGATGGCGATCGGCCGCAACTTCCTGGTCAAGATCAACGCCAATATCGGCAACTCGGCGGTGCTCTCCACCGTCGCCGACGAGGTCGACAAGCTGGTCTGGGCCACCCGCTGGGGCGCCGACACGGTCATGGACCTGTCCACGGGCCGCAACATCCACAACATCCGCGACTGGATCATCCGCAACTCGAGCGTCCCGATCGGCACGGTGCCGATCTATCAGGCGCTGGAGAAGGTCAACGGCGTGGCCGAGGACCTGAACTGGGAGGTCTTCCGCGACACCCTGATCGAGCAGTGCGAGCAGGGCGTCGACTACTTCACGATCCACGCCGGCGTGCGCCTGCCGTTTATCCCGATGACCGCCAAGCGGGTCACCGGCATCGTCTCGCGCGGCGGCTCGATCATGGCCAAGTGGTGCCTGGCGCACCACAAGGAGAACTTCCTCTACGAGCGCTTCGAGGACATCTGCGAGATCATGCGCGCCTACGACGTGTCGTTCAGCCTCGGCGACGGCCTGCGCCCGGGTTCGACCGCCGACGCCAACGACGAGGCCCAATTCTCGGAACTACGCACCCTGGGCGAGCTGACCAAGGTGGCCTGGAACCACGGCGTCCAGGTGATGATCGAGGGGCCGGGCCACGTGGCCATGCACAAGATCAAGGCCAACATGGACGAGCAGCTGAAGCACTGCCACGAGGCCCCGTTCTACACCCTCGGCCCGTTGACCACGGACATCGCGCCTGGCTACGACCACATCACCTCGGCCATCGGCGCGGCGATGATCGGCTGGTTCGGCACGGCGATGCTCTGCTACGTCACGCCCAAGGAGCACCTGGGCCTGCCGGACCGCGACGACGTCAAGACCGGCGTCATCACCTACAAGCTGGCCGCCCACGCCGCCGACCTCGCCAAGGGCCACCCCGGCGCGGCCATGTGGGACGACGCCATCAGTCGCGCGCGCTTCGAATTCCGCTGGGAGGACCAGTTCAACCTGGGCCTGGACCCCGAGACCGCCCGCAAGTTCCACGACGAGACCCTGCCGAAGGAAGCGCACAAGACCGCCCACTTCTGCTCGATGTGCGGACCCAAGTTCTGCTCGATGAAGATCAGCCAGGAAGTCCGCGACTTCGCGGCCGGCAAGGCGCCCAACAGCGCCGAGCTGGGCATGGCCGAGATGAGCGAGAAGTTCAAAGAGCAGGGGAGCGAGATCTACCTGAAGACCGAGTAG
- a CDS encoding Acg family FMN-binding oxidoreductase has protein sequence MPTRRALIAATPLLVVGCSGGASPYDQAVRDLWRLPDLDGGTVPMIALVRAATLAANGHNTQPWRFQLGPRAIEILPDFSRRTPVVDPDDHHLFVSLGCALETLLQAGLGYGWAGEPEILPDGGVRIAFSSLSPRKTALFQAIPRRASTRTAYDGRPVGAATLRQLESAVGQGVGLRWVLDADARTHLTDMIVAGNDAQLADQAFMRELTDWIRFDAGEALARRDGLFTAASGNLSAPRWLGERLLPVVMTKTGEADRVMRWMRSSAGAAIFTGPTETPAGWIAVGRAFTRFALTATAVGLKLAFLNQPVEDPPTRRRMAAWLGEPARRPDLVVRFGYGPELPRSLRRPPQAVLIG, from the coding sequence ATGCCGACCCGCCGCGCCCTGATCGCCGCCACGCCCTTGCTGGTCGTGGGATGTTCCGGCGGCGCGTCACCTTACGATCAAGCCGTCCGGGACCTGTGGCGTCTGCCGGACCTGGACGGCGGGACCGTGCCGATGATCGCCCTGGTTCGCGCCGCGACCCTGGCGGCGAACGGGCACAACACCCAGCCCTGGCGCTTCCAGCTCGGACCGCGCGCGATCGAGATCCTGCCGGACTTTTCGCGGCGTACGCCCGTCGTCGACCCGGACGACCATCACCTGTTCGTCAGTCTGGGCTGCGCCCTGGAGACCCTGCTGCAGGCCGGGCTCGGCTACGGCTGGGCGGGCGAGCCGGAGATCCTGCCCGACGGCGGCGTGCGGATTGCGTTCTCCAGCCTGTCGCCTCGCAAGACCGCGCTGTTCCAGGCCATACCGCGCCGCGCGTCGACGCGAACCGCATATGATGGAAGACCCGTGGGCGCGGCCACGCTCCGACAGCTGGAGAGCGCCGTCGGACAGGGCGTGGGCCTTCGCTGGGTGCTGGACGCTGACGCACGCACCCATCTGACCGACATGATCGTGGCCGGAAACGACGCCCAGCTCGCCGATCAGGCTTTCATGCGCGAACTCACCGACTGGATCCGCTTCGACGCGGGGGAGGCCTTGGCGCGACGGGATGGCCTGTTCACCGCCGCTTCCGGCAACCTCTCCGCGCCGCGATGGTTGGGGGAGCGCCTGCTGCCGGTGGTCATGACGAAGACGGGCGAAGCCGATCGCGTCATGCGCTGGATGAGAAGCTCGGCGGGCGCGGCGATCTTTACCGGTCCGACCGAAACGCCCGCCGGCTGGATCGCCGTGGGGCGGGCTTTCACCCGCTTCGCGCTGACGGCGACGGCCGTCGGCCTGAAACTGGCCTTCCTGAACCAGCCGGTCGAGGACCCGCCGACGCGCCGCCGGATGGCCGCGTGGCTGGGCGAGCCAGCACGCCGCCCAGACCTTGTCGTCCGTTTCGGCTATGGACCGGAATTGCCGCGCTCTCTGCGCCGCCCGCCGCAGGCCGTCCTCATAGGCTAG
- a CDS encoding S41 family peptidase, protein MKRLSLLAAAAVLSIAAPALAESPFWPVQPKGGSVAAELRGAWKAQGYGWIVQFGPEGAQLFQTAGDACYPDPRREPDPDGVMTSWRAEGQGTITLTGDPDGGTRYVFDRLPNLPNACISAAGWTPDRIVAFAADSFAELYPRSAERKLDWPARKAAALAKVSPTATDFQLWTALSGLLAGLDDPHVDLHGMVDGARRDLEPGDAATLTRVRAADPAGDEKAWLQAYREGILTQVLQGRGRQAANNRVFWGRVDDIGYLNLVTMGAFARNAAPDDPRPLDAVLDEALAAFAGTKAVIVDVSNNRGGYDTISQHVAARFAEQPRLAYSKVAVGAKAPPQPLRIEPASGVRFTGPVYLVTSDVTVSAGETFTLMMKALPNVKQVGGTTRGAFSDQLPKPLPNGWLMALPAELYKGPRGEDLEGRGLVPDMPLTVFPENDLMAGHAKAIQGLMEKIRQDAR, encoded by the coding sequence ATGAAGCGTCTGAGTCTCCTGGCGGCCGCCGCCGTTCTGTCAATCGCCGCGCCGGCCTTGGCCGAAAGCCCCTTCTGGCCCGTCCAGCCCAAGGGCGGATCGGTCGCCGCCGAGCTGCGTGGGGCGTGGAAGGCGCAGGGGTATGGCTGGATCGTGCAGTTCGGGCCCGAGGGCGCGCAACTGTTCCAGACGGCGGGCGACGCCTGCTACCCCGATCCGCGCCGCGAGCCCGATCCCGACGGCGTAATGACCTCGTGGCGGGCCGAGGGACAGGGGACCATCACCCTGACGGGGGATCCCGACGGGGGGACGCGCTATGTCTTCGACCGCCTGCCCAACCTGCCGAACGCCTGCATCAGCGCGGCCGGCTGGACCCCCGACCGCATCGTCGCCTTCGCCGCCGACAGCTTCGCCGAGCTCTATCCCCGCTCGGCTGAGCGCAAGCTGGACTGGCCGGCGCGCAAGGCCGCCGCCCTGGCCAAGGTCTCGCCGACCGCCACCGACTTCCAGCTGTGGACCGCGCTGTCGGGCCTGCTGGCGGGGCTGGACGACCCGCATGTCGACCTGCACGGCATGGTGGACGGGGCGCGCCGCGACCTGGAGCCCGGCGACGCGGCGACCCTGACCCGCGTCCGCGCCGCCGATCCGGCGGGCGATGAGAAGGCCTGGCTGCAGGCCTATCGCGAGGGGATCCTGACCCAGGTGCTGCAGGGACGCGGGCGACAGGCCGCCAACAACCGCGTCTTCTGGGGACGGGTCGACGACATCGGCTATCTGAACCTGGTGACCATGGGCGCCTTCGCCCGCAACGCCGCGCCCGACGATCCTCGGCCCCTGGATGCGGTGCTGGACGAGGCCCTGGCGGCCTTCGCCGGCACCAAGGCCGTGATCGTCGACGTCAGCAACAACCGCGGCGGCTACGACACGATCAGCCAGCATGTCGCCGCCCGCTTCGCCGAGCAGCCGCGCCTGGCCTATTCCAAGGTCGCCGTCGGGGCCAAGGCGCCGCCGCAGCCGTTACGGATCGAGCCGGCCAGCGGCGTGCGCTTCACGGGGCCGGTCTATCTGGTGACCAGCGACGTCACCGTCAGCGCCGGCGAGACCTTCACCCTGATGATGAAGGCGCTGCCCAACGTGAAGCAGGTGGGCGGGACCACGCGCGGCGCGTTCTCGGATCAGCTGCCCAAGCCGCTGCCCAACGGCTGGCTGATGGCCTTGCCGGCCGAGCTCTACAAGGGGCCTCGGGGAGAAGACCTGGAGGGCCGGGGCCTCGTCCCGGACATGCCGCTGACCGTCTTCCCCGAGAACGACCTGATGGCCGGCCACGCCAAGGCGATCCAGGGGCTGATGGAAAAAATCCGCCAGGACGCCCGCTAG
- a CDS encoding DUF1428 domain-containing protein → MAYVDGFVLAVPKDKLDAYKAMARLGAEVWMEYGALSYVECFGDDVPYGELTSFPRAVQAKEVEIVVFSWITYKDRASRDEINAKVMADERLKAYQSDMPFDGKRMIYGGFQAFLER, encoded by the coding sequence ATGGCCTATGTCGATGGTTTCGTGCTCGCGGTGCCGAAGGACAAGCTGGACGCCTACAAGGCGATGGCCCGGCTCGGGGCCGAGGTCTGGATGGAGTATGGCGCGCTGTCCTACGTCGAGTGCTTCGGCGACGACGTGCCCTATGGCGAGCTGACCTCGTTCCCGCGCGCCGTCCAGGCCAAGGAGGTCGAGATCGTTGTCTTCTCGTGGATCACCTACAAGGACCGCGCCAGCCGCGACGAGATCAACGCCAAGGTCATGGCCGATGAGCGCCTGAAGGCCTATCAGTCCGACATGCCGTTCGATGGCAAGCGGATGATCTACGGCGGCTTCCAGGCCTTCCTGGAGCGGTAG
- a CDS encoding TonB-dependent receptor, whose translation MTLSTILLYGLAAAALDPTIAASAAPAPLATPPEVVAEDDQKKPQVKEDGPNEVEGLTIQADPRGKVEGNIEPEIELNEAEIQSFGAASIGELLTMLTPQTTSTRGRDASSGPVLLVNGRRISGFQEIQGVPPEAIERFQILPEEVALSYGYKADQRVVNIILKKNYNALMTQAQATVATDGGRVAPGVGGNRVHIDGDRRWNLDLQLSHDPYLLEKDRDIVRSPNGQPFDLVGNVSGVNGGEIDPALSALAGSTVTFAGAPTAAQAGKASLSDYASNANAYNTGDLTRDRSLISRSDKATLRGSYSRDLNKQTQLTISGNLEDTSSRALLGLPGVTFTLPAGSPFSPFSNAVTGYRYIDAAGSMARDVDTLRTQLSAAANGRVRDWRWNLTGDFDRTATDTTTGRGVDASAFQAAVAAGDPTVNPFGAISSSLYKTAAADTAHSVSTSASAELVLNGNLFQLPAGPLQTTFKVGANSKGLDSKTVRSGVTTTRDITRTTESFQGSFNLPLTSTRQDFLAKAGDLSANFNVGYDDLSDLGGLTTLGGGLNWSPIKKISFIASYTDEEGAPTTNQINDPLVVTPNVSVFDFTTGQTVLITRTDGGNAALRNDNRQVQKLGVNYKPIDKVELTFNATYTRSQTKNMIASFPAITPDLEAAFPERFTRDSTGRLLAIDARPVNFASAESENIRWGFNLFKPVGQPTPGAAGPGAGRFGGGPGGPGGGGGMRFGGPPGGGPGGPGGGPGGGGPPMGMMRPGQGMFQLSVYHTWRLTDELTIRKGLPVLDQLDGAAISSRTGQARHEVQVQGGYFKDGLGMRFNGTWKASTWVDGGSTGGQTLYFSDLATVGVNFFANFSVPARKKAVDKFPILKGAQVSLNFENLLDAKQTVRDQNGATPQAYQKDYLDPLGRTVRISFRKLLS comes from the coding sequence ATGACCCTTTCGACCATCCTTCTGTACGGGCTGGCCGCCGCCGCGCTCGATCCGACGATCGCCGCCTCGGCCGCGCCGGCGCCCTTGGCGACACCGCCCGAGGTGGTCGCCGAGGACGACCAGAAGAAACCCCAGGTCAAGGAGGACGGGCCCAACGAGGTGGAGGGCCTGACCATCCAGGCCGACCCGCGCGGCAAGGTCGAGGGCAATATCGAGCCCGAGATCGAGCTGAACGAGGCCGAGATCCAGAGCTTCGGCGCCGCCAGCATCGGCGAGCTGCTGACCATGCTGACGCCCCAGACCACCAGCACGCGCGGCCGCGACGCCAGCAGCGGACCGGTGCTGCTGGTCAACGGCCGCCGCATCTCGGGCTTCCAGGAAATCCAGGGCGTCCCGCCGGAAGCCATCGAGCGCTTCCAGATCCTGCCCGAGGAGGTCGCGCTCAGCTACGGCTACAAGGCCGACCAGCGTGTCGTGAACATCATCCTGAAGAAGAACTACAACGCCCTGATGACCCAGGCCCAGGCGACGGTCGCGACCGACGGCGGTCGCGTCGCCCCGGGCGTCGGCGGCAACCGGGTGCATATCGACGGCGATCGGCGCTGGAACCTCGACCTGCAGCTGTCGCACGATCCCTATCTGCTGGAGAAGGACCGCGACATCGTCCGCTCGCCGAACGGTCAGCCATTCGATCTGGTCGGCAATGTCAGTGGCGTGAACGGCGGCGAGATCGACCCCGCGCTCTCGGCCCTGGCGGGGAGCACGGTGACCTTTGCCGGCGCGCCCACCGCGGCCCAGGCCGGCAAGGCCAGTCTGTCGGACTACGCCTCGAACGCCAACGCCTACAACACCGGCGACCTGACGCGTGACCGCTCGCTGATCTCGCGCTCCGACAAGGCCACCCTGCGCGGGTCCTACAGCCGCGACCTCAACAAGCAGACCCAGCTGACCATCAGCGGCAATCTCGAGGACACCAGCAGCCGCGCGCTGCTGGGCCTGCCCGGCGTGACCTTCACCCTGCCGGCCGGCAGTCCGTTCTCACCGTTCTCGAACGCCGTGACCGGCTATCGCTACATCGACGCGGCGGGCTCGATGGCGCGCGACGTCGACACCCTGCGCACCCAGCTCAGCGCTGCCGCCAACGGCCGGGTCAGGGACTGGCGCTGGAACCTGACTGGCGACTTTGACCGCACCGCCACCGACACCACGACCGGGCGGGGTGTCGACGCCTCGGCCTTCCAGGCGGCCGTGGCCGCCGGCGACCCGACCGTCAATCCGTTCGGCGCCATCTCGTCCAGCCTCTACAAAACGGCCGCCGCGGACACCGCCCACTCGGTCTCGACCTCGGCCAGCGCCGAGCTGGTGCTGAACGGCAATCTGTTCCAGCTGCCGGCCGGTCCGCTGCAGACCACGTTCAAGGTCGGGGCCAACAGCAAGGGCCTGGACTCCAAGACCGTCCGTTCGGGCGTGACGACGACGCGCGACATCACCCGCACCACCGAGAGCTTCCAGGGCAGCTTCAACCTGCCGCTGACCAGCACGCGCCAGGACTTCCTGGCCAAGGCCGGCGATCTCTCGGCCAACTTCAACGTCGGCTACGACGACCTGTCGGACCTGGGCGGGCTGACCACCCTGGGCGGCGGCCTGAACTGGAGCCCGATCAAGAAGATCAGCTTCATCGCCAGCTACACCGACGAAGAGGGCGCGCCGACCACCAACCAGATCAACGATCCGCTGGTGGTGACCCCGAACGTCTCGGTGTTCGATTTCACGACCGGCCAGACGGTGCTGATCACCCGCACCGACGGCGGCAACGCCGCCCTGCGCAACGACAACCGCCAGGTCCAGAAGCTGGGGGTGAACTACAAGCCGATCGACAAGGTCGAGCTGACCTTCAACGCCACCTACACGCGGTCGCAGACCAAGAACATGATCGCCTCGTTCCCGGCCATCACCCCGGACCTGGAGGCCGCGTTCCCCGAGCGCTTCACGCGCGACTCCACGGGACGCCTGCTGGCGATCGACGCCCGGCCGGTGAACTTCGCCAGCGCCGAGAGCGAGAACATCCGCTGGGGCTTCAACCTGTTCAAGCCGGTCGGCCAGCCGACGCCGGGCGCGGCGGGACCCGGCGCGGGTCGTTTCGGCGGCGGGCCCGGTGGTCCGGGCGGCGGGGGCGGCATGCGCTTCGGCGGTCCTCCCGGCGGCGGTCCTGGCGGCCCGGGCGGTGGTCCGGGCGGCGGCGGCCCGCCGATGGGCATGATGCGGCCGGGGCAGGGGATGTTCCAGCTGTCGGTCTACCACACCTGGCGCCTGACCGATGAGCTGACCATCCGCAAGGGCCTGCCGGTCCTCGACCAGCTGGACGGCGCGGCGATCAGCTCGCGCACCGGCCAGGCGCGGCACGAGGTCCAGGTCCAGGGCGGCTATTTCAAGGACGGCCTGGGCATGCGCTTCAACGGGACCTGGAAGGCCTCGACCTGGGTGGACGGCGGCTCGACCGGCGGCCAGACCCTGTACTTCTCGGACCTGGCCACCGTGGGCGTGAACTTCTTCGCCAACTTCAGCGTCCCGGCGCGCAAGAAGGCGGTCGACAAGTTCCCGATCCTGAAGGGCGCGCAGGTGTCGCTGAACTTCGAGAACCTGCTGGACGCCAAGCAGACGGTTCGCGACCAGAACGGCGCCACGCCGCAGGCCTATCAGAAGGACTACCTGGACCCGCTGGGGCGCACGGTTCGGATCAGCTTCCGCAAGCTGCTCAGCTAG